The following proteins are encoded in a genomic region of Pseudomonadota bacterium:
- a CDS encoding IS5 family transposase: MGYKRMNRDMTFAEVDLMTSMEHNRSLKMMEKINNIIDWSEIEAVLLKHYTVGMTVEGADAYPPLMLMKALLLQKWFQIHSDPELENQINDRISFKTFLGISFNRPSPDHSTFSRFRGRLSKESMNMINNLVLQQFSRKGLSINEGVAVDARLVKSASHPISNKEIQEQREKRETPEGKIDKNGNTLKFSRDFESDWVTKNEKHHYGLKEHASVDTNYGFVLATELTPSSVNDSIYLPYCVAASCHTEEPIKKVYADKGYYGKPNSGFLHLNHIADGIMGKDTKSTKLTDYEKERNKQISKKRYIVEQYFGLSHLYNNAFRARFTGLIKNAIDVLFRQMAFNLFRGEKILGTV, translated from the coding sequence ATGGGATACAAAAGAATGAACCGGGACATGACCTTCGCCGAAGTGGACCTCATGACCTCTATGGAACATAACCGTTCGCTTAAGATGATGGAAAAGATCAATAATATTATAGACTGGTCAGAAATCGAGGCCGTCCTGCTGAAGCACTATACCGTGGGAATGACTGTCGAAGGCGCCGATGCCTATCCTCCACTGATGCTCATGAAAGCCTTGCTCTTGCAGAAGTGGTTCCAGATTCATTCCGATCCGGAGCTGGAAAATCAGATCAACGACCGGATTTCATTTAAGACTTTCCTCGGTATCTCCTTTAACCGGCCTTCCCCTGATCATTCCACCTTTTCCCGCTTTCGGGGTCGTCTCTCCAAAGAGTCTATGAACATGATCAATAATTTAGTCCTTCAGCAGTTTTCCCGGAAAGGCTTAAGCATTAACGAAGGAGTTGCCGTTGATGCCCGCCTGGTTAAGTCCGCCAGTCACCCTATCAGCAATAAGGAGATCCAGGAGCAACGCGAGAAGAGAGAGACCCCGGAGGGGAAGATCGACAAGAACGGGAATACCCTTAAATTCTCTCGTGATTTTGAATCCGATTGGGTGACAAAAAATGAAAAACACCATTATGGATTGAAGGAGCATGCCTCGGTAGACACCAATTATGGCTTTGTTCTGGCCACGGAACTTACCCCTTCCTCAGTGAATGACAGCATTTATCTTCCCTACTGTGTTGCTGCCAGTTGCCATACGGAGGAGCCGATTAAGAAGGTTTACGCTGATAAAGGCTATTATGGGAAGCCCAATAGCGGCTTTCTCCACCTGAACCACATTGCCGACGGCATCATGGGAAAAGACACAAAGTCAACGAAATTAACCGATTATGAGAAAGAGCGGAACAAACAAATATCGAAAAAGCGCTACATCGTGGAACAGTACTTCGGGTTAAGCCACCTGTACAACAATGCTTTTCGCGC
- a CDS encoding VapC toxin family PIN domain ribonuclease codes for MLIAAQAVARNLILVTNNTNEFIRIKNLKLEDWKE; via the coding sequence TATGCTCATCGCAGCTCAGGCAGTTGCGCGCAATCTCATCCTTGTTACCAATAATACAAACGAATTTATAAGAATCAAAAACCTCAAGCTCGAAGATTGGAAGGAATAG